One Halobaculum sp. CBA1158 DNA segment encodes these proteins:
- a CDS encoding iron ABC transporter permease, protein MDRPVGAALRRRVSEARLGRALRRAREAGPAALAERVALPLLAVGTALLLAVLFYYPVATVFVDAVVEDGRLTFGPLAEVLTDEFYLGRVLGFTAYQAALSTLLSVVLGLPGAWVLARFEFRGRATLRSVTMVPFVLPSVLVAVGFYATFGADGTLNATLSAVGLPPVDLLPSLGAILVAHAFYNAPLVTRVVTAAWESVDASAVETARSLGASRPRAFLDVVLPQLLPAMLTGAALTFVFTFASFAIPLALGGAQFATIEVFIYSARQQLEYGRAASLAALETGVSLSLMALYLRYERAQAAERRGNRTLARRPLVPESWTRERLASRLAVAGYAAVVAVVFLAPLASTVYASVAGDAGLTLDSYRFLLERQTTGATFQVKPFPAIVNSVLFAAATLLVAVPMGVAMGVLTTRRFRGRWLVDALSMAPLAVSGIVVGLGMLRGLVFGFEAFGYRFTVTGAVAIVAAHAVAAYPFVVRTVAPPLDTLDRSLVESARALGASRARALVDVELPLVWPGVVAGAAFAVAISIGEFDSTVILAEGGGTYTMPVAVERFIGRRLGPATAMGTVLLAVTAAAFVVVERVGGEFRG, encoded by the coding sequence ATGGACCGACCAGTGGGCGCGGCGCTTCGCCGGCGGGTGAGCGAGGCCCGACTCGGTCGCGCGCTGCGTCGCGCACGTGAGGCCGGCCCCGCGGCGCTCGCGGAGCGGGTCGCCCTCCCCCTGCTGGCGGTCGGTACGGCCCTCCTGCTCGCCGTGCTGTTCTACTACCCGGTCGCGACCGTGTTCGTCGACGCCGTCGTCGAGGACGGTCGCCTCACCTTCGGTCCGCTCGCGGAGGTGCTCACCGACGAGTTCTACCTCGGGCGCGTGCTCGGCTTCACTGCCTATCAGGCGGCGCTGTCGACCCTTCTCAGCGTCGTCCTCGGGCTGCCGGGGGCGTGGGTGCTCGCGCGCTTCGAGTTCCGCGGGCGCGCCACGCTCCGCTCGGTGACGATGGTGCCGTTCGTGCTCCCGTCGGTGCTCGTCGCCGTGGGGTTTTACGCCACCTTCGGCGCGGACGGGACGCTCAACGCGACGCTGTCGGCCGTCGGCCTTCCGCCGGTCGACCTGCTCCCGTCGCTGGGGGCGATCCTCGTCGCGCACGCCTTCTACAACGCCCCGCTGGTGACCCGGGTGGTGACGGCCGCCTGGGAGTCCGTCGACGCGAGCGCCGTCGAGACGGCGCGCTCGCTGGGTGCGTCGCGACCGCGGGCCTTTCTCGACGTGGTGCTCCCGCAACTGCTGCCGGCGATGCTCACGGGGGCGGCGCTGACGTTCGTGTTCACGTTCGCCTCCTTCGCGATCCCCCTGGCGCTGGGGGGCGCGCAGTTCGCGACCATCGAGGTGTTCATCTACTCGGCGCGCCAGCAACTGGAGTACGGCCGGGCGGCGTCGTTGGCGGCGCTCGAGACCGGCGTGTCGCTGTCGCTGATGGCGCTGTACCTCCGCTACGAGCGCGCGCAGGCGGCCGAGCGGCGAGGGAACCGCACGCTCGCCCGGCGGCCGCTGGTGCCCGAGTCGTGGACGCGCGAGCGACTCGCGAGCCGCCTCGCGGTCGCCGGCTACGCCGCCGTCGTCGCCGTCGTGTTCCTCGCACCGCTTGCGAGCACAGTATACGCCAGCGTCGCCGGCGACGCGGGGCTCACGCTCGACTCCTACCGGTTCCTCCTCGAGCGACAGACGACCGGGGCGACGTTCCAGGTGAAGCCGTTCCCCGCGATCGTCAACTCCGTGCTGTTCGCGGCGGCGACGCTCCTCGTCGCCGTGCCGATGGGCGTCGCGATGGGCGTGCTCACGACGCGCCGCTTCCGCGGGCGGTGGCTCGTCGACGCGCTGTCGATGGCCCCGCTCGCGGTGTCGGGGATCGTCGTCGGCCTCGGCATGCTCCGGGGGCTCGTCTTCGGGTTCGAGGCGTTCGGCTACCGGTTCACCGTCACGGGCGCGGTCGCCATCGTCGCCGCCCACGCCGTCGCCGCCTACCCGTTCGTCGTGCGGACGGTCGCGCCGCCGCTCGACACCCTCGACCGCTCGCTCGTCGAGTCCGCGCGGGCGCTCGGCGCGTCGCGGGCGCGGGCGCTCGTGGACGTTGAACTCCCGCTGGTGTGGCCCGGCGTCGTCGCCGGCGCGGCGTTCGCGGTCGCCATCTCGATCGGCGAGTTCGACTCGACGGTGATCCTCGCCGAGGGCGGCGGGACCTACACCATGCCCGTCGCCGTCGAGCGGTTCATCGGTCGCCGGCTCGGTCCCGCGACGGCGATGGGGACCGTGTTGCTGGCGGTGACCGCCGCCGCCTTCGTGGTCGTCGAGCGCGTCGGGGGTGAGTTCCGTGGGTGA
- a CDS encoding ABC transporter ATP-binding protein, producing MENLRVEYGPTTALDGVDLRIEPGEFFTLVGPSGCGKTTTLRCLAGFEEPTDGSIAIGGESMAGVPPEARGIGVVFQSYALFPHMTVGENVAYGLRFADPPEGTTVDGRVDDLLELVDLSGFADRDPDTLSGGQSQRVALARALAPEPRLLLLDEPMSALDARLRERLRVQIRTIQHELGLTTVYVTHDQEEALAVSDRVAVVDDGRIEQVGPPRELYDAPATRFVAEFLGDNNVLDGRVVEGNDTDAAPWLRVDGLDEGGNPADSDRGMSIPLPVEAEGTQASGTDAGRRSTAGRRPTAGRRPTAGDRLVACVRPERIGVERGDAAGESPDTGSPIGMRRAGGTASTTLSATVESTEFLGDATRLHCDWNGVAIAARTDGERSFAPGEPVRLVVERDDVRVVERADRG from the coding sequence GTGGAGAACCTCCGCGTCGAGTACGGGCCGACGACGGCGCTCGACGGCGTCGACCTCCGGATCGAGCCCGGGGAGTTCTTCACGCTCGTCGGCCCCTCGGGCTGCGGAAAGACCACGACGCTCCGGTGTCTCGCGGGGTTCGAGGAGCCAACCGACGGCTCGATCGCCATCGGCGGCGAGTCGATGGCGGGGGTTCCACCCGAAGCGAGGGGGATCGGCGTCGTCTTCCAGAGCTACGCGCTGTTCCCGCACATGACCGTCGGCGAGAACGTCGCCTACGGCCTCCGGTTCGCCGACCCCCCCGAGGGGACGACGGTCGACGGTCGGGTCGACGACCTGCTCGAGTTGGTCGACCTCTCGGGGTTCGCCGACCGCGACCCGGACACGCTCTCGGGCGGACAGAGCCAGCGGGTGGCGCTGGCGCGGGCGCTCGCGCCCGAACCCCGGCTCCTGCTGCTCGACGAGCCGATGTCGGCGCTGGACGCTCGCCTGCGCGAGCGACTCCGCGTGCAGATCCGGACGATCCAGCACGAGCTCGGCCTGACGACGGTGTACGTCACCCACGATCAGGAGGAGGCGCTGGCTGTGTCCGACCGCGTCGCCGTCGTCGACGACGGACGGATCGAGCAGGTCGGCCCGCCCAGGGAACTGTACGACGCGCCCGCGACCCGGTTCGTCGCGGAGTTCCTCGGGGACAACAACGTCCTCGACGGGCGCGTCGTCGAGGGAAACGACACCGACGCGGCCCCCTGGCTTCGTGTCGACGGCCTCGACGAAGGCGGAAACCCCGCAGACAGCGACCGAGGGATGTCGATTCCGCTTCCAGTCGAAGCGGAGGGAACGCAGGCGAGTGGGACCGACGCGGGACGACGGTCGACCGCGGGACGACGACCGACCGCGGGACGACGACCGACCGCGGGCGACCGGCTCGTCGCCTGCGTCCGACCGGAACGGATCGGCGTGGAGCGGGGCGACGCCGCGGGCGAATCCCCCGACACGGGATCCCCGATCGGGATGAGACGCGCCGGCGGCACAGCGTCCACGACGCTCTCGGCGACCGTCGAGAGCACGGAGTTCCTCGGCGACGCCACCCGCCTCCATTGCGACTGGAACGGCGTCGCGATCGCGGCGCGCACGGACGGCGAGCGATCGTTCGCGCCCGGCGAGCCCGTGCGACTCGTCGTCGAGCGCGACGACGTACGCGTGGTCGAGCGGGCGGATCGCGGGTAG
- a CDS encoding rhodanese-like domain-containing protein codes for MTDTFVSAEWVADRLDDPGLAVVDVRDAWEYDGIGHLPGAVSIPFDEFRSEVGDEGMLPGTERWGDLLSTAGIDRDDEIVAYDDEHGVFAARFLVTAELYGHDPDRLHLLDGDYSAWSRGHATERDAPEPDPSDYEPTDPVAGGDSPLVDFAGVRQRLDGDADRDGDGDPDGDADRDGDTVIVDTREEWEHAEGHLPGAVQLDWLELVDADTRGLKPRGELESILADRGITPDRAVLLYCNTARRISHTYLVLRHLGYEDVLFYEGSLTEWEERGGETVSE; via the coding sequence ATGACCGACACGTTCGTCTCCGCGGAGTGGGTCGCGGACCGACTGGACGACCCCGGCCTCGCCGTGGTCGACGTGCGCGACGCATGGGAGTACGACGGGATCGGCCACCTGCCGGGGGCGGTCTCGATCCCGTTCGACGAGTTCAGGTCCGAGGTCGGGGACGAGGGGATGCTCCCCGGGACCGAGCGATGGGGCGACCTGCTCTCGACGGCCGGGATCGACCGCGACGACGAGATCGTCGCCTACGACGACGAGCACGGCGTCTTCGCCGCGCGCTTTCTCGTCACCGCCGAACTGTACGGTCACGACCCGGATCGACTGCACCTGCTCGACGGCGACTACAGCGCGTGGAGCCGCGGGCACGCGACCGAACGGGACGCCCCCGAGCCGGATCCGAGCGACTACGAGCCGACCGATCCCGTCGCCGGCGGCGACTCGCCGCTCGTCGACTTCGCGGGGGTTCGCCAGCGCCTCGACGGCGACGCGGACCGCGACGGCGACGGCGATCCTGACGGCGACGCGGACCGCGACGGCGACACGGTGATCGTCGACACCCGGGAGGAGTGGGAGCACGCGGAGGGGCACCTCCCCGGGGCGGTCCAGCTCGACTGGCTCGAGTTGGTCGACGCCGACACCAGGGGGCTGAAACCCCGGGGAGAGCTGGAATCGATCCTCGCGGACCGGGGGATCACCCCGGATCGGGCGGTGCTGCTGTACTGCAACACCGCCCGTCGGATCAGCCACACGTACCTCGTGCTCCGGCACCTCGGCTACGAAGACGTCCTGTTCTACGAGGGCAGCCTCACCGAGTGGGAGGAGCGCGGTGGCGAGACCGTCAGCGAGTAG
- a CDS encoding thiamine ABC transporter substrate-binding protein: MTDASGRSRRRFIRAVGAGGIAALAGCSAERTADPTSEPADTTDDSGGETSDPGTTTGEPTEPMADTLVVATYPPFVNAPSTSPGAWLKREFESEFDATLVYQTPDSELNYYIERAVQGVEFEADVYVGLNTGQLIDADGQRGEGQFTDPLFAEAGALEGLDAVRDGLQFDPQNRAVPFDTGYISLVWNATMDGGDFVAPETFDELAENHAGDLITQNPTTSSTGEAFMLHTIDAFGPEGYLDYWDRLQDGGITVLGNWSDSYAAYESEEAPMVVSYSTDQVYAAAEDQDLDRHQIRFLNDQGYANPEGMARFADTDAPRLAEAFMEFMLRPEIQAGIAQRNVAFPAIADAPLPEDYAQYAKEPPESVTFTYDELEANLGTWTDQWARRFAGG, translated from the coding sequence ATGACAGACGCGAGTGGTCGCAGCAGGCGACGGTTCATCCGGGCGGTCGGCGCGGGCGGGATCGCCGCGCTGGCCGGCTGTTCGGCCGAGCGGACGGCCGATCCGACAAGCGAGCCGGCCGACACGACCGACGACTCGGGCGGGGAGACGAGCGATCCGGGGACCACGACCGGCGAGCCGACGGAGCCGATGGCCGACACGCTCGTCGTGGCGACGTACCCGCCGTTCGTCAACGCGCCGTCGACGAGTCCGGGCGCGTGGCTCAAGCGGGAGTTCGAGTCCGAGTTCGACGCGACGCTGGTGTATCAGACCCCCGACTCGGAGCTGAACTACTACATCGAGCGCGCGGTGCAGGGCGTCGAGTTCGAGGCCGACGTGTACGTCGGGCTCAACACCGGGCAGCTCATCGACGCCGACGGCCAGCGCGGCGAGGGGCAGTTCACCGACCCGCTGTTCGCGGAGGCCGGCGCGCTCGAGGGGCTCGACGCCGTCCGCGACGGGCTCCAGTTCGACCCGCAGAACCGCGCGGTGCCGTTCGACACCGGCTACATCTCGCTGGTGTGGAACGCGACGATGGACGGCGGCGACTTCGTCGCCCCAGAGACGTTCGACGAGCTTGCCGAGAACCACGCCGGCGACCTCATCACCCAGAACCCGACCACCTCCTCGACGGGCGAGGCGTTCATGCTGCACACGATTGACGCCTTCGGCCCGGAGGGGTACCTCGACTACTGGGACCGCCTCCAGGACGGCGGGATCACGGTGCTGGGCAACTGGTCGGACTCCTACGCGGCCTACGAGAGCGAGGAGGCCCCCATGGTCGTCTCCTACTCCACCGACCAGGTGTACGCCGCCGCCGAGGACCAGGACCTCGACAGACACCAGATCCGGTTCCTCAACGACCAGGGGTACGCGAACCCCGAGGGGATGGCCCGCTTCGCCGACACCGACGCGCCCCGGCTCGCCGAGGCGTTCATGGAGTTCATGCTCCGGCCGGAGATCCAGGCGGGGATCGCCCAGCGCAACGTCGCGTTCCCGGCGATCGCGGACGCCCCGCTGCCCGAGGACTACGCCCAGTACGCCAAGGAGCCGCCGGAGTCGGTCACCTTCACGTACGACGAGCTCGAAGCGAACCTCGGGACATGGACCGACCAGTGGGCGCGGCGCTTCGCCGGCGGGTGA
- a CDS encoding AI-2E family transporter, producing MQPTRRTALAALLAGLLVLTAVVLQSVLSTVVFAITVAYVLYPLRQLIRERGRSERFAAATATTAGFLGVVALAVPLGYVLYRRRRDLIGFFETLPPRVVVEAGQFAYVVEFSDWFALARTALRDVAFSLAAAAPVIALKLVVFTFLVYGVLLKPHAPRAALLRLCPGEYHDVLFALHRRTATTLRAIYVLQGATAVATFVLAFVTFAALGYDAPFSLAVVAGVLQFVPVLGPSIVVVALAVVDVVAGDAFRAAIVLVVGLILVGFIPDAVIRPRLAGGTTDLPVSVYFVGFVGGLLTLGAIGFVVGPLVVALLAETVRLLSANGDAVTAQQQLPGPAPRDDPSGLAKRLERFVAGDPVADPESVAGDATSADRAGDSAESGSRDSVGDDPTAAGDDSTADGEDEGSDDADATR from the coding sequence ATGCAACCGACCCGTCGGACGGCGCTGGCCGCGCTGCTCGCGGGCCTTCTGGTGCTCACGGCCGTCGTCCTCCAGAGCGTCCTCTCGACGGTCGTGTTCGCGATCACGGTCGCGTACGTGCTGTACCCCCTCCGGCAGTTGATCCGCGAACGCGGTCGATCCGAACGGTTCGCGGCCGCCACGGCCACGACGGCGGGGTTCCTCGGCGTCGTCGCGCTCGCGGTCCCGCTGGGGTACGTGCTGTACCGCCGGCGTCGCGACCTGATCGGCTTCTTCGAGACGCTTCCCCCGCGCGTGGTCGTCGAGGCCGGCCAGTTCGCCTACGTCGTGGAGTTCTCCGACTGGTTCGCGCTCGCGCGGACGGCGCTCCGCGATGTCGCGTTCTCGCTGGCGGCGGCCGCGCCCGTCATCGCGCTGAAGCTGGTCGTGTTCACCTTCCTGGTGTACGGAGTGCTGCTCAAGCCGCACGCGCCGCGGGCGGCGCTGTTGCGGCTGTGCCCCGGGGAGTACCACGACGTGCTGTTCGCACTCCACCGCCGCACGGCGACCACGTTGCGGGCGATCTACGTGCTCCAGGGCGCGACCGCGGTCGCGACGTTCGTCCTCGCGTTCGTCACGTTCGCGGCGCTCGGGTACGACGCGCCGTTCTCGCTGGCGGTCGTCGCGGGCGTGCTCCAGTTCGTCCCGGTGCTGGGACCGAGCATCGTCGTCGTCGCGCTGGCGGTCGTCGACGTGGTCGCCGGCGACGCCTTCCGGGCGGCGATCGTCCTCGTCGTCGGCCTGATCCTCGTCGGGTTCATCCCCGACGCGGTGATCCGTCCGCGGCTGGCCGGCGGCACGACCGACCTCCCGGTCTCTGTGTACTTCGTCGGCTTCGTCGGGGGGCTGCTCACGCTCGGTGCGATCGGCTTCGTCGTCGGCCCGCTCGTCGTCGCCCTGCTCGCGGAGACGGTCAGACTGCTCTCGGCGAACGGGGACGCCGTCACGGCCCAGCAGCAGCTTCCGGGGCCGGCTCCTCGCGACGACCCGTCCGGACTCGCGAAACGGCTCGAACGCTTCGTCGCCGGCGACCCGGTGGCGGACCCCGAGAGCGTCGCCGGCGACGCGACCTCGGCCGACCGCGCCGGCGACTCGGCGGAGTCAGGATCCCGGGACAGCGTCGGCGACGACCCGACTGCCGCTGGCGACGATTCGACTGCCGACGGCGAGGACGAGGGATCGGACGACGCGGACGCTACTCGCTGA
- a CDS encoding S26 family signal peptidase, which yields MSDDGRRPDDPLSRFLNAETGTLLFIREVLSSALAVALVGLILFAVSGVWPPMVAVESGSMEPHMERGDLVFITDPDRFSPEFAHEDTGVVTYETGVEQEYGTFGDPGSVIVYRPPGEGGPPIIHRARLHVEEGENWVDRADPDHLPADSCDRVPACPAPYDGFITKGDANSQYDQVSGIAPVVRADWIHGVARVRIPYLGYVRLIFSEAVVAAESGTAAATSETAASPGTAPATADDGRPAVAAPSPSTATTGPSPSVPTPVPG from the coding sequence ATGAGCGACGACGGACGGCGGCCGGACGACCCGCTGTCGCGGTTCCTCAACGCCGAGACCGGGACGCTGTTGTTCATCCGGGAGGTGCTCTCCTCGGCGCTTGCGGTCGCGCTCGTCGGGTTGATCCTGTTCGCCGTCTCCGGCGTCTGGCCGCCGATGGTCGCCGTCGAGTCCGGGAGCATGGAACCGCACATGGAGCGCGGAGACCTGGTGTTCATCACGGATCCCGACCGCTTCTCGCCCGAGTTCGCCCACGAGGACACCGGCGTCGTCACCTACGAGACGGGCGTCGAGCAGGAGTACGGAACCTTCGGCGACCCCGGATCGGTGATCGTCTACCGGCCGCCAGGCGAAGGTGGACCGCCGATCATCCACCGCGCTCGCTTGCACGTCGAGGAGGGAGAAAACTGGGTCGACCGCGCGGATCCCGACCACCTCCCGGCCGACTCCTGTGACCGCGTGCCGGCCTGTCCCGCCCCCTACGACGGCTTCATCACCAAGGGCGACGCGAACTCCCAGTACGACCAGGTCAGCGGCATCGCCCCGGTGGTCCGCGCAGACTGGATTCACGGGGTCGCCCGAGTCCGAATTCCGTACCTGGGATACGTCCGGCTGATCTTCTCGGAGGCCGTCGTCGCCGCCGAATCGGGAACCGCGGCGGCGACGTCCGAAACCGCGGCGTCACCCGGGACCGCGCCGGCGACGGCCGACGACGGACGACCCGCGGTCGCGGCACCGAGCCCTTCGACTGCAACCACCGGACCGAGCCCATCGGTACCGACTCCCGTCCCCGGGTAG
- a CDS encoding class I SAM-dependent methyltransferase, which produces MSVREEFDAWAADGRDRGMEERHWHTAKHVLARMPVEDGDRVLDLGTGSGYALRALADSTGMARGYGLDGAPEMARNAREYALGATRDADLGFVIGDFGHLPFADDSLHHAFTMEAFYYSDDPVETLREIARVLIPGGTFYCAVNYYEENVHSHDWQDAISVDMTRWDADRYRDAFREAGLHVAEQDNVPDRETEIPPADEFPTENWDTREAMVERYRELGTLLTVGVAP; this is translated from the coding sequence ATGAGCGTTCGCGAGGAGTTCGACGCCTGGGCCGCCGACGGCCGCGACAGGGGGATGGAGGAGCGTCACTGGCACACGGCCAAGCACGTGCTCGCGCGGATGCCCGTCGAGGACGGCGACCGCGTCCTCGACCTGGGCACCGGCAGCGGGTACGCCCTCCGCGCGCTGGCGGATTCGACGGGGATGGCCCGCGGCTACGGCCTCGACGGCGCGCCCGAGATGGCCCGCAACGCCCGGGAGTACGCCCTCGGTGCGACTCGCGACGCCGATCTCGGGTTCGTGATCGGTGACTTCGGCCACCTCCCCTTCGCCGACGACTCGCTGCACCACGCGTTCACGATGGAGGCGTTCTACTACAGCGACGACCCCGTCGAGACGCTCCGGGAGATCGCGCGCGTCCTGATACCGGGAGGTACCTTCTACTGCGCGGTCAACTACTACGAGGAAAACGTCCACAGCCACGACTGGCAGGACGCCATCTCGGTCGACATGACGCGCTGGGACGCCGACCGGTACCGCGACGCCTTCCGCGAGGCGGGCCTCCACGTCGCCGAGCAGGACAACGTCCCCGACCGCGAGACGGAGATCCCCCCCGCCGACGAGTTTCCGACCGAGAACTGGGACACCCGGGAGGCGATGGTCGAGCGCTACCGCGAGCTCGGGACGCTGCTCACCGTCGGCGTCGCGCCGTGA
- a CDS encoding sulfurtransferase, protein MAMSDYAKDVLVSAEWVEERLDEFQSDDPAHRLVEVDVDTEAYDAEHAPGAIGFNWETDLQDQTQRDVLTKEDFEALNAEHGISDDSTVVLYGDSSNWFAAYTYWQYKYYGHDDVKLLNGGREYWLDNDFPTTQEVPEYPETTYEADDPDESIRAYRDDVDDAIGAGVPLVDVRSPEEYSGEILAPPGLQETAQRGGHIPGARNISWASVTNDDGTFKTKEELEELYDDVLAEGDDEIVAYCRIGERSSVAWFALHELVGADQTVNYDGSWTEWGNLVRAPIVTGDEPGGN, encoded by the coding sequence ATCGCAATGTCAGACTACGCAAAGGACGTACTCGTCAGCGCCGAGTGGGTTGAAGAGCGCCTCGACGAGTTCCAGTCCGACGACCCCGCGCACCGACTGGTGGAGGTGGACGTGGACACCGAGGCGTACGACGCCGAACACGCCCCCGGTGCCATCGGCTTCAACTGGGAGACGGACCTCCAGGACCAGACCCAGCGCGACGTGCTCACGAAGGAGGACTTCGAGGCGCTGAACGCCGAGCACGGCATCAGCGACGACTCGACGGTCGTGCTGTACGGCGACTCCTCGAACTGGTTCGCCGCCTACACCTACTGGCAGTACAAGTACTACGGCCACGACGACGTGAAGCTGCTCAACGGCGGCCGCGAGTACTGGCTGGACAACGACTTCCCGACGACTCAGGAGGTCCCGGAGTACCCCGAGACCACCTACGAGGCCGACGACCCCGACGAGTCCATCCGCGCGTACCGCGACGACGTGGACGACGCCATCGGCGCGGGCGTTCCCCTCGTCGACGTGCGCTCGCCCGAGGAGTACAGCGGCGAGATCCTCGCCCCGCCGGGCCTGCAGGAGACCGCCCAGCGCGGCGGCCACATCCCCGGCGCGCGCAACATCTCGTGGGCCTCGGTCACCAACGACGACGGGACGTTCAAGACCAAGGAGGAGCTGGAGGAGCTGTACGACGACGTGCTCGCGGAGGGCGACGACGAGATCGTCGCCTACTGCCGCATCGGCGAGCGCTCCTCGGTCGCGTGGTTCGCGCTCCACGAGCTCGTGGGCGCAGACCAGACCGTCAACTACGACGGTTCCTGGACCGAATGGGGCAACCTCGTGCGCGCCCCGATCGTGACGGGCGACGAACCCGGCGGGAACTGA
- a CDS encoding DNA-directed DNA polymerase II small subunit: MPLESSSRVVQALASRGYNAEREAVTLIAEADAPGVALETAVEVAPDDALVITTDHVREALATEPVPDPSALDEDATDDRGTADGVSASEGSAAGDGSPVTDGSPAPQTPSVSSGTESTYPTDDGGRVPDETGGSIDESTTGDPSPENSRVGDRSPPAPVVANDMTGESTGTGEYDEFVGVFRDRYERLSGQLRGRVNHRPADSIEAMGGGADVETIGLVNDIRSTASGHWLIELEDTTGTFPCLVMKDRDIADLVDELLLDECIAVSGTLADDAGIVFVDAIHFPDVPRTHRPSTADRHVQAALISDVHVGSQEFLADAWSRFADWLHTEEAERVEYLLIAGDMVEGVGVYPGQDEELDIVDIYDQYERFSEHLKQVPGDMEIVMIPGNHDAVRLAEPQPGFDEELREIMSAHDPQIVSNPAVVDVEGVSILMYHGVSLDEVIAELPEEKASYDEPHKAMYQLLKKRHVAPQFGGKTRVAPEERDYLAIDEVPDVFHTGHVHKLGWGKYHNVLAVNSGCWQAQTDFQKSVNIDPDVAHAPILDLDTLDMTVRKFV; the protein is encoded by the coding sequence GTGCCGCTGGAATCGTCCTCCCGTGTCGTGCAGGCGCTCGCCAGCCGCGGCTACAACGCCGAGCGGGAGGCCGTCACGCTCATCGCCGAGGCGGACGCGCCCGGCGTCGCGCTGGAAACCGCCGTCGAGGTCGCTCCCGACGACGCGCTCGTGATCACCACGGACCACGTCCGCGAGGCGCTGGCGACCGAGCCGGTTCCCGACCCCAGCGCCCTCGACGAGGACGCGACCGACGACCGCGGTACCGCCGATGGAGTCTCCGCGAGCGAGGGATCCGCCGCAGGCGACGGATCCCCCGTGACTGACGGATCCCCCGCGCCCCAAACCCCCTCGGTTTCGTCTGGAACCGAGTCGACGTATCCCACGGACGACGGTGGGCGAGTTCCAGACGAAACGGGGGGGTCGATAGACGAGTCGACGACGGGCGATCCGTCACCCGAGAACTCGCGGGTCGGCGACCGATCGCCCCCCGCGCCCGTCGTCGCCAACGACATGACTGGCGAGTCGACCGGTACGGGCGAGTACGACGAGTTCGTCGGCGTGTTCCGCGACCGCTACGAGCGGCTCTCGGGTCAACTTCGCGGTCGCGTGAACCACCGTCCCGCCGACTCGATCGAGGCGATGGGCGGGGGGGCCGACGTGGAGACGATCGGGCTCGTCAACGACATCCGGTCGACCGCATCGGGCCACTGGCTGATCGAACTGGAGGACACGACCGGAACGTTCCCGTGTCTGGTGATGAAGGACCGCGACATCGCCGACCTGGTCGACGAACTCCTCCTGGACGAGTGCATCGCCGTCTCGGGGACGCTCGCCGACGACGCGGGAATCGTCTTCGTCGACGCGATCCACTTCCCGGACGTCCCCCGCACCCACCGCCCGAGCACCGCCGACCGCCACGTGCAGGCGGCGCTGATCTCGGACGTGCACGTCGGCTCCCAGGAGTTCCTCGCCGACGCGTGGAGCCGGTTCGCCGACTGGCTTCACACGGAGGAGGCCGAACGCGTCGAGTACCTGCTCATCGCCGGCGACATGGTCGAGGGCGTCGGCGTGTATCCGGGGCAAGACGAGGAACTGGACATCGTCGACATCTACGACCAGTACGAGCGGTTCTCCGAACACCTCAAGCAGGTCCCCGGCGACATGGAGATCGTCATGATCCCCGGGAATCACGACGCCGTCCGACTGGCCGAACCCCAGCCGGGGTTCGACGAGGAGCTCCGGGAGATCATGAGCGCCCACGACCCCCAGATCGTGAGCAACCCGGCCGTAGTCGACGTGGAGGGCGTGTCGATCCTGATGTATCACGGGGTCTCGCTGGACGAGGTAATCGCCGAACTGCCGGAGGAGAAGGCCAGCTACGACGAGCCCCACAAGGCGATGTACCAGCTCCTCAAGAAGCGACACGTCGCCCCGCAGTTCGGCGGGAAGACCCGCGTCGCCCCCGAGGAGCGCGATTACCTCGCGATCGACGAGGTGCCGGACGTGTTCCACACCGGCCACGTCCACAAGCTCGGCTGGGGGAAGTACCACAACGTCCTCGCGGTCAACTCCGGCTGCTGGCAGGCGCAGACCGACTTCCAGAAGTCGGTGAACATCGACCCCGACGTGGCCCACGCCCCGATCCTCGACCTCGACACGCTCGACATGACCGTCCGGAAGTTCGTGTGA